One stretch of Dehalococcoidia bacterium DNA includes these proteins:
- a CDS encoding VWA domain-containing protein, producing the protein MPGPPHALSLESELAEALGERGGSLAANLIRFGRVLKNADIDVTSGRLIDAARGLALLDVTRRDDFRIALRANLVSRVEDYPLFDLLFDLFWRSERASAGTMPRTRYSDAPPSRPRRGGRDGTKLAPVQTRVAYEPEGDNPSATYSNADLLTAKDFSQYSGDEVKRARRVIRQLAPKLASQLSRRTRVAPSGGPVDLRQSLRRSVKHGGEVLDLYRQRRRVSSLRLVVLCDVSGSMDLYSRFLVQFLYAMQAEVRHVSTFVFSTRLNEVTHLLKTKTFAEALARIREEVDSWSGGTSIGASLYAFDRRYGKTRLSGRTVVIIVSDGWDRGDTTLIAKAMSSMRRRAYKIVWLNPLLGGRDYQPLAKGMAAALPYVDYFLPAHNLESLVRLARTLVYLARK; encoded by the coding sequence GTGCCCGGTCCGCCGCACGCACTTTCGCTGGAGAGCGAGCTTGCCGAGGCGCTGGGCGAGCGCGGCGGCTCGCTTGCGGCGAACCTGATCCGGTTCGGCCGCGTGCTGAAGAACGCCGACATCGACGTGACCAGCGGGCGGCTGATCGACGCGGCTCGCGGCCTGGCGTTGCTCGACGTGACGCGGCGTGACGACTTCCGCATCGCCCTGCGCGCCAATCTGGTCTCGCGCGTCGAGGACTATCCGCTCTTCGACCTGCTCTTCGACCTCTTCTGGCGCTCCGAGCGCGCTTCCGCGGGCACGATGCCGCGCACGCGCTACAGCGACGCACCGCCGTCGAGACCGCGGCGCGGCGGCCGCGACGGCACGAAGCTCGCGCCGGTACAGACGCGCGTCGCCTACGAGCCGGAGGGCGACAATCCTTCGGCCACCTACAGCAACGCCGACCTGCTCACGGCCAAAGACTTTTCGCAGTACAGCGGCGACGAGGTGAAGCGGGCGCGGCGGGTGATTCGCCAGCTCGCGCCGAAGCTCGCCTCGCAGCTCAGCCGGCGCACGCGCGTGGCGCCCAGCGGCGGGCCGGTGGACCTGCGCCAGAGCCTGCGCCGCTCGGTGAAGCACGGCGGCGAGGTGTTGGACCTCTACCGCCAGCGGCGACGCGTCAGCTCGCTGCGGCTGGTGGTGCTCTGTGACGTCAGCGGTTCGATGGACCTCTACTCGCGCTTCCTCGTGCAGTTCCTCTACGCGATGCAGGCGGAGGTGCGGCACGTTTCGACCTTCGTCTTCAGCACGCGGCTGAACGAGGTCACGCACCTGCTGAAGACGAAGACCTTCGCCGAGGCGCTGGCGCGGATTCGCGAAGAGGTCGATTCCTGGTCGGGCGGCACCAGCATCGGCGCCAGCCTCTACGCCTTCGACCGGCGCTACGGCAAGACGCGGCTTTCGGGCCGCACGGTGGTGATCATCGTCAGCGACGGCTGGGACCGCGGCGACACGACGCTGATCGCGAAGGCGATGAGCAGCATGCGGCGGCGGGCATACAAGATCGTCTGGCTGAACCCGCTGCTGGGCGGCCGCGACTACCAGCCGCTGGCCAAAGGGATGGCCGCCGCGCTGCCCTACGTCGATTACTTCCTGCCCGCG
- a CDS encoding MoxR family ATPase — protein MFESIEAVQSALAREQYFADRAMATTVFLADRLRKPLFLEGEAGVGKTEIAKVLARVFGTRLIRLQCYEGLDANHALYEWNYPKQLLRIKLGEADGQHGDDLGRAIFSEEYLIRRPLLDAIADSGAVPPVLLIDEVDRADEEFEAFLLEVLSDFQISIPELGTIRAERPPFVVLTSNRTREIHDALKRRCLYLWISYPSFERELEIVQAKCPGIQTALAGQICGFMQQLRQRDFYKRPGVAETIDWASALMLLHRDHLDAATVEETHSCIFKYNDDIEAFRQGNVAAMLEAAGAAAAAL, from the coding sequence GTGTTCGAATCGATCGAAGCGGTCCAGTCCGCGCTGGCCCGCGAGCAGTACTTCGCGGACCGCGCCATGGCGACGACGGTCTTCCTCGCCGACCGCCTGCGCAAGCCGCTCTTTCTCGAAGGCGAGGCGGGCGTCGGCAAGACGGAGATCGCCAAGGTTTTGGCCCGCGTCTTCGGCACGCGGCTGATTCGCCTGCAGTGCTACGAGGGCTTGGACGCCAACCACGCCCTCTATGAATGGAACTATCCCAAGCAACTGCTGCGCATCAAGCTGGGCGAGGCGGACGGCCAGCACGGCGACGACCTGGGCCGCGCGATCTTCTCCGAGGAGTACCTGATTCGCCGGCCGCTGCTCGATGCGATCGCCGACAGCGGCGCCGTGCCGCCGGTGCTGCTGATCGACGAAGTCGACCGTGCCGACGAGGAGTTCGAGGCGTTCTTGCTCGAAGTGCTCTCCGACTTCCAGATCAGCATCCCCGAGCTGGGCACGATCCGCGCTGAACGGCCGCCGTTTGTCGTGCTCACCTCGAACCGCACGCGCGAGATTCACGACGCACTCAAGCGCCGCTGCCTCTACCTGTGGATTTCGTACCCCTCGTTCGAGCGCGAGCTGGAGATCGTGCAGGCGAAGTGTCCCGGCATTCAGACGGCGCTCGCCGGGCAGATCTGCGGCTTCATGCAGCAACTACGCCAGCGCGACTTTTACAAGCGCCCCGGCGTGGCGGAGACGATCGACTGGGCCTCGGCGCTGATGCTGCTGCACCGCGATCATCTCGACGCCGCCACCGTGGAGGAGACGCACTCCTGCATCTTCAAGTACAACGACGACATCGAGGCCTTCCGCCAGGGCAACGTCGCGGCGATGCTCGAGGCGGCGGGCGCCGCCGCGGCGGCGCTGTAG